The Caminicella sporogenes DSM 14501 genomic interval ATATTTTTAATATTTTTCTAATCTGATTCGGAAATATCTTTAAACCATATTTCAAATCATCTGCAAAATCTACAGCTATATCCATTATGTTATTAATATTATATTTATGTTTTATTATATCAGCAGAAAACTCTCTCAATGTCGATGATATACTAAATTCAGGATTTAAAATTCTTCCTGTTCCTTCTATTGTCAATATTGCTTTTATTAATACTGTAAACTGTGAAGGAAGTCGAATGTTATTTTCATAAGTTATTCTCAAAAATTCAGAAACAATATCACTTATATTTATTTTTTTCAAAGGCATATTATAATAATGACTTACAAGAAAGAGTAAATCTTCTTTTAATCTCGTTGTATTCGTTTCATCTGAAATTGCATCTATTTGTGCTAGAAGTTCTACAATTTTCTCTACATCTTTTTTTGCACCAGCAATAAATAAATCAGTTATTAAAGAAACTTTTGATTTGTCAAGATACCCACATAGTCCAAAATCTATGAATGCAATAGTTTCTTCATTTACAACTAATATATTTCCCGGATGAGGGTCTGCATGGAAAAAACCATCTATAAAAACTTGTTTTAAAAAACTCTTAGCTCCTATATTTGCTATATTTTTTATGTCCCAGCCTTTTTCCTTCAATTTATCTATATTAGATACACTAATTCCATCTATCCACTCTTGTGTCAACACTTTTTTAGATGTATACTGCCAAAAAATTCTTGGTATACATACATTTGGATTATTTTTAAAGTTTTCAAAAAAACGCTCAGTATTTCTAGCTTCTTTTGTGTAATCTAATTCATGCTTTATAGCTCTTGTAAGTTCCATCATTATTTCATATACACTAAAAGAAAACATATCTCTAAAATGTTCATCAAATAATCTACTCATAGATAATAAAATATCTATATCTCTTTCTATTATTTTTTTTATCCCCGGTCTTTGAATTTTAACGATGACTTCTTCTCCAGAATACAATGTAGCTTTATATACTTGTCCTATTGACGCTGAAGCTATAGGTTTTTTATCAAATTTAATAAAAGCTTCTTCTAATCTTATTTTAAATTCTTCTTTAAATACATTAGAAATTTCATCATAAGATACTACTCTCACATTTTCCTGTAATTTAGATAGTTCCTTTATTAATTCTTCTGAAAACAAATCCGATCTAGTACTTGCTATCTGTCCAAGTTTTATAAAAGTTGGTCCCAATTCTTCACATATTTTTCTTATTCTTTCCTCTGTTGATAATGTAATATTTCCTTTTCTCTTTAAAACATATGATGGTACTAGTTTATTTTCATGAAGTTTTTTTACAAAGAATCCAAATCCATATTTAACTAATACTTCTGCAATTTCTTTATATCTTTTCATATTTTTATAACTTTTTCTTATCTGATACATACTTTTCACCTTCTAAAAAAGTGGTAATAATATCAATCATTGATATTATTACCACTTTAAATATTTTTTTAAACTAAGAAGGTCTGTAGCTGTTCCTTCTCTTTTCATAAGTTTTCCATAAAGCCCATATTGGACTTGCTATGAAAATTGATGAATAAGTTCCTGTTAAAATTCCAGCTAATAAAGGTAGTGAAAATTCTCTTACAGACTCAACTCCTAAGACAAAAAGACTTCCTATAACAAGTAAAGTAGTCAAAGATGTATTTATAGACCTGCTTAAAGTCTGTTTTATACTTTGATTTGCTATTTCAAAGAAATTAGCTTTTTTCATACGCTTTACATTTTCTCTAACTCTATCAAAAACTACTATTGTATCATTTATTGAATAACCTACTATTGTAAGTATTGCAGCTATAAATGGATTATTTACAGGTATTTTTAATATAGCATATATTGAAAGAACTATTAAAACATCATGTATTAAAGCAATTATAGCTGATACCCCGAACTTAAATGTAAACCTATATGTTATATACATAAGCATACCTATTGATGCAATAATTATAGATAACATTGCTTTATTTCTTATTTCTTTACCAACTGAAGGTCCAAATTGCTGAGCTTGTCTAAAAGCTTCATCTTTTAAATTAAATTTTTGTTTAAATTCATTAAATATTTCCATTCTATCTTTGTTTGAAAGGTCTTTTTTAGTTTTTATAATTACTTCTTGTTTATTTTGTCCAGCATAGATAATATCTGCATCCAACTGATATTTTGATGTAATTTCTTTTATTTCTTTTAAATCAAATGTTTTACCAATATCTATTTGCATCATTGTTCCGCCTGTAAAATCTATACCTAAATTAACCCCTGAAACAATTGCCATTACTAATCCAGCAATCATTACAGCAAGAGATATACTAAACCATATTTTATAATTTTCAGCTATCTTCATTTGTTATTCTCCCTTCTAGAGATGATTAAATATATATCAGTAAGTAATATAATTTTTATTTATTATTTTTTCTATTATGCTCCAAATAATTTAGTATTTTTAAACT includes:
- the secF gene encoding protein translocase subunit SecF, with protein sequence MKIAENYKIWFSISLAVMIAGLVMAIVSGVNLGIDFTGGTMMQIDIGKTFDLKEIKEITSKYQLDADIIYAGQNKQEVIIKTKKDLSNKDRMEIFNEFKQKFNLKDEAFRQAQQFGPSVGKEIRNKAMLSIIIASIGMLMYITYRFTFKFGVSAIIALIHDVLIVLSIYAILKIPVNNPFIAAILTIVGYSINDTIVVFDRVRENVKRMKKANFFEIANQSIKQTLSRSINTSLTTLLVIGSLFVLGVESVREFSLPLLAGILTGTYSSIFIASPIWALWKTYEKRRNSYRPS
- a CDS encoding ABC1 kinase family protein, producing the protein MYQIRKSYKNMKRYKEIAEVLVKYGFGFFVKKLHENKLVPSYVLKRKGNITLSTEERIRKICEELGPTFIKLGQIASTRSDLFSEELIKELSKLQENVRVVSYDEISNVFKEEFKIRLEEAFIKFDKKPIASASIGQVYKATLYSGEEVIVKIQRPGIKKIIERDIDILLSMSRLFDEHFRDMFSFSVYEIMMELTRAIKHELDYTKEARNTERFFENFKNNPNVCIPRIFWQYTSKKVLTQEWIDGISVSNIDKLKEKGWDIKNIANIGAKSFLKQVFIDGFFHADPHPGNILVVNEETIAFIDFGLCGYLDKSKVSLITDLFIAGAKKDVEKIVELLAQIDAISDETNTTRLKEDLLFLVSHYYNMPLKKINISDIVSEFLRITYENNIRLPSQFTVLIKAILTIEGTGRILNPEFSISSTLREFSADIIKHKYNINNIMDIAVDFADDLKYGLKIFPNQIRKILKILEDNQIKIAIEDIRFKALERELKQFSNKISLSLIVSSLIIGSSLVLNVKTGPKLFNIPLIGFIGYFVASILGFFLMISILISKMKD